From the Daucus carota subsp. sativus chromosome 8, DH1 v3.0, whole genome shotgun sequence genome, one window contains:
- the LOC108199480 gene encoding uncharacterized protein LOC108199480 isoform X2, with the protein MDDDLLQQQTQNPRTDEGIHVNLENEKVPTGEKQDELRDEKTKKISPAWEYFVKLEGCPVGKEKAKCRLCNVVIGCFSRNGTSAMMNHLKTGQGNSTSKIQTNQSDDSWNDDFEKYMDDRDQGGTGKTELDVYLVDARERKVSSVASEAAFSTSGRTIDAYRSSLSPKTVEALICSQDWLRTSEIITDLRGEPEDYLQLEKLENDELKVTGNTFQYLDIDD; encoded by the exons ATGGATGATGATTTGCTGCAGCAACAAACTCAAAATCCTCGTACAGATGAAGGG ATACATGTTAATCTGGAAAACGAAAAGGTACCAACTGGTGAAAAACAAGATGAGTTGCGTGATGAGAAGACTAAAAAGATTTCGCCGGCTTGGGAGTATTTTGTTAAATTAGAAGGCTGTCCAGTTGGTAAAGAAAAGGCCAAGTGTCGGTTGTGTAACGTGGTAATTGGATGTTTTTCACGAAATGGTACATCGGCAATGATGAATCATTTGAAAACG GGGCAAGGGAATTCAACTTCCAAAATTCAAACTAATCAATCGGATGATTCATGgaatgatgattttgaaaagtACATGGATGATAGAGATCAAGGAGGGACGGGAAAGACGGAACTTGATGTCTACTTGGTTGATGCAAGAGAAAGAAAAG TTTCTTCGGTCGCCTCAGAAGCTGCGTTTAGCACTAGTGGAAGGACAATTGATGCCTACCGAAGCTCGCTTTCACCAAAAACAGTTGAAGCTTTAATTTGTAGCCAAGACTGGCTAAGAACTTCAGAAATTATCACTGATCTAAGAGGGGAACCTGAAGACTATTTACAACTTGAGAAGTTAGAAAATG ATGAGCTAAAAGTCACTGGAAATACCTTTCAATACTTGGATATCGATGATTAG
- the LOC108199480 gene encoding uncharacterized protein LOC108199480 isoform X1, whose translation MDDDLLQQQTQNPRTDEGIHVNLENEKVPTGEKQDELRDEKTKKISPAWEYFVKLEGCPVGKEKAKCRLCNVVIGCFSRNGTSAMMNHLKTGQGNSTSKIQTNQSDDSWNDDFEKYMDDRDQGGTGKTELDVYLVDARERKGEVFDILEWWKMNSTRFPILSKIARHVLGMPVSSVASEAAFSTSGRTIDAYRSSLSPKTVEALICSQDWLRTSEIITDLRGEPEDYLQLEKLENDELKVTGNTFQYLDIDD comes from the exons ATGGATGATGATTTGCTGCAGCAACAAACTCAAAATCCTCGTACAGATGAAGGG ATACATGTTAATCTGGAAAACGAAAAGGTACCAACTGGTGAAAAACAAGATGAGTTGCGTGATGAGAAGACTAAAAAGATTTCGCCGGCTTGGGAGTATTTTGTTAAATTAGAAGGCTGTCCAGTTGGTAAAGAAAAGGCCAAGTGTCGGTTGTGTAACGTGGTAATTGGATGTTTTTCACGAAATGGTACATCGGCAATGATGAATCATTTGAAAACG GGGCAAGGGAATTCAACTTCCAAAATTCAAACTAATCAATCGGATGATTCATGgaatgatgattttgaaaagtACATGGATGATAGAGATCAAGGAGGGACGGGAAAGACGGAACTTGATGTCTACTTGGTTGATGCAAGAGAAAGAAAAGGTGAAGTTTTTGATATATTAGAATGGTGGAAGATGAACTCCACAAGATTTCCAATACTTTCTAAGATTGCTAGGCATGTACTGGGAATGCCAGTTTCTTCGGTCGCCTCAGAAGCTGCGTTTAGCACTAGTGGAAGGACAATTGATGCCTACCGAAGCTCGCTTTCACCAAAAACAGTTGAAGCTTTAATTTGTAGCCAAGACTGGCTAAGAACTTCAGAAATTATCACTGATCTAAGAGGGGAACCTGAAGACTATTTACAACTTGAGAAGTTAGAAAATG ATGAGCTAAAAGTCACTGGAAATACCTTTCAATACTTGGATATCGATGATTAG